A part of Geoalkalibacter sp. genomic DNA contains:
- a CDS encoding ABC transporter permease: MEAHQIVIEPRKGWKFIDWKELIEYRDLFYFLVWRSIKIRYAQSMLGIGWAVIQPFFSMIVFTIVFGKLAKVGSDGVPYALFSFAALVPWTYFANSVTESTNSLVAEANMLSKVYFPRIILPLAAVLAKLVDFVIALALLFVLMLFHWHAPTWGVLWLPLLILIMMLTAAGIGTWLTALAIQYRDIKYAMTFVVQLLMYAAPVVYPASLVPGGWRWLYALNPMVGVIEGFRSALLGTNPMPWGYIVLGLIVAVTLAVTGAFYFRFKEKVFADVA; the protein is encoded by the coding sequence ATGGAAGCGCATCAGATTGTCATCGAACCACGCAAGGGCTGGAAATTCATCGACTGGAAAGAACTGATCGAGTATCGCGACCTTTTCTATTTCCTGGTCTGGCGCAGCATCAAGATCCGTTACGCCCAATCCATGCTCGGCATCGGCTGGGCGGTGATTCAGCCGTTTTTTTCCATGATCGTTTTCACCATCGTTTTCGGCAAACTCGCCAAGGTCGGTTCCGACGGCGTGCCTTACGCCCTGTTCAGTTTCGCCGCTCTGGTACCCTGGACCTATTTCGCCAATTCCGTCACCGAGAGCACCAACAGTCTCGTGGCCGAAGCCAACATGCTGAGCAAAGTCTATTTTCCGCGCATCATTCTGCCCCTGGCCGCGGTGCTCGCCAAGCTGGTCGATTTCGTCATCGCTCTGGCGTTGCTGTTCGTGTTGATGCTCTTCCACTGGCATGCGCCGACCTGGGGTGTTCTGTGGCTGCCGCTCTTGATTCTCATCATGATGCTCACCGCCGCCGGCATCGGCACCTGGCTCACCGCCCTGGCCATCCAGTATCGCGACATCAAATACGCCATGACCTTTGTCGTGCAGTTGCTCATGTACGCCGCGCCGGTGGTGTATCCGGCCAGTCTGGTGCCCGGCGGCTGGCGCTGGCTCTATGCCCTCAACCCAATGGTCGGCGTCATCGAAGGGTTTCGCTCGGCCCTGCTCGGCACCAACCCCATGCCCTGGGGGTATATCGTTCTCGGGTTGATCGTGGCTGTAACCCTTGCGGTGACGGGGGCGTTTTATTTCCGGTTTAAAGAAAAGGTTTTCGCGGATGTCGCGTAA
- a CDS encoding nucleotidyltransferase domain-containing protein: MDTLTQIFSSKVRAALFRILFGFQDNELHMRELEREAGCTIGPIQAELKKLLGLQLVVCRRSGNRVYYRANREHPLYPDIRSMVIKTTGLAAALSAQLKDRDDVQVAFIFGSIANDTQQAASDIDLMVIGEIGLRALTGLMAEMRLTLGREINPHVLTVGDFAERRNRGEHFVSGVLESPKLFIKGTENDLAAMG; the protein is encoded by the coding sequence ATGGACACGCTGACGCAAATATTTTCATCCAAGGTTCGGGCGGCTTTGTTCCGCATCCTGTTTGGTTTTCAGGATAACGAACTGCATATGCGCGAACTGGAGCGGGAGGCTGGGTGCACCATCGGCCCCATCCAGGCCGAGTTGAAGAAATTGCTCGGTTTGCAGTTGGTGGTGTGTCGGCGCAGCGGAAATCGAGTCTATTACAGGGCGAATCGCGAACATCCTCTCTACCCCGATATCCGCTCCATGGTCATAAAAACGACCGGTTTAGCGGCGGCCCTCAGTGCGCAACTTAAAGATCGGGATGACGTACAGGTCGCATTTATTTTCGGCTCCATCGCCAACGATACCCAACAGGCCGCCAGTGATATCGACCTCATGGTGATCGGCGAGATAGGCCTTCGGGCACTGACCGGCCTTATGGCAGAGATGAGATTAACCCTGGGCCGTGAAATCAACCCACATGTCCTGACCGTGGGGGATTTTGCCGAGCGCCGTAACCGTGGCGAGCATTTTGTTTCCGGCGTACTTGAATCACCCAAGCTCTTTATCAAGGGGACAGAAAATGACCTTGCAGCAATGGGCTGA
- a CDS encoding GxxExxY protein produces the protein MKESDTMQVSTNSSAKHLLFEQETYAIRGAVFEVYREMGCGFLEAVYQECLEAELIRRGVPFVAQQELRIRYKGQPLQQTYRPDLVCFDEIIVELKALSKTTSEHQAQVLNYLKATGKQLGLLVNFGSHPKATVERIVL, from the coding sequence ATGAAAGAATCCGATACCATGCAGGTTTCAACAAATTCCTCGGCCAAGCACCTGCTTTTCGAGCAGGAAACCTATGCCATTCGTGGCGCGGTGTTCGAGGTTTACCGCGAGATGGGATGCGGATTTCTGGAAGCAGTTTATCAGGAGTGCCTGGAAGCAGAGTTGATTCGGCGAGGGGTGCCGTTTGTTGCTCAGCAGGAGTTGAGGATCCGCTACAAGGGGCAGCCGCTCCAACAGACCTACCGGCCCGATCTGGTTTGTTTTGATGAAATCATTGTTGAACTCAAGGCGCTGTCGAAAACCACCAGCGAGCACCAGGCCCAGGTGTTGAACTATCTGAAAGCCACAGGCAAGCAGTTAGGATTGCTGGTCAACTTCGGCAGCCATCCCAAGGCAACGGTTGAGCGGATTGTGCTTTAG
- a CDS encoding nucleotidyltransferase domain-containing protein produces the protein MKNLDSKDLEAVTRRIVEAVHPEKIILYGSHVWGAPTEESDVDLLVVVKKTEQPGYRRAREIYRSLRGISLPVEILVRTPGEMQRSGRIKASLERKILEEGRVLHAGARR, from the coding sequence TTGAAAAACCTCGACAGTAAAGATCTTGAGGCGGTCACCCGCCGGATCGTCGAAGCGGTCCATCCTGAAAAAATCATTCTCTACGGGTCGCATGTCTGGGGAGCCCCGACGGAAGAAAGCGACGTCGATCTTCTGGTTGTGGTGAAAAAAACAGAGCAACCGGGTTATCGGCGTGCCCGGGAAATTTATCGCAGCCTCAGGGGAATCAGCCTCCCTGTCGAAATTTTGGTGCGCACTCCGGGTGAGATGCAGAGGAGTGGCCGAATCAAGGCATCGCTCGAACGCAAGATTCTGGAGGAGGGCAGAGTGCTTCATGCTGGAGCCCGCCGTTGA
- a CDS encoding putative toxin-antitoxin system toxin component, PIN family, which yields MKTPRIFVVDTNVLVAGLISAQPESPTAQIVDAMLDGRLIYLLSPQLLQEYRRVLLRPKLLRLHGLDEEQVDRLLTELTANAIWRETPNETTEHAPDPGDEHLWQLLATEPAAALITGDRLLSEHPPMHHAVLSPASCVEFFQR from the coding sequence GTGAAAACCCCCCGTATTTTTGTCGTGGATACCAATGTTTTGGTTGCGGGGTTGATTTCGGCGCAGCCCGAGAGTCCAACGGCGCAAATCGTCGATGCCATGCTCGACGGGCGGTTGATTTATCTGCTCTCTCCGCAATTGTTGCAAGAATATCGGCGGGTTCTGCTGCGGCCCAAGCTGCTGCGCCTGCATGGACTCGACGAAGAGCAGGTCGATCGACTGCTGACGGAACTCACCGCCAACGCCATCTGGCGCGAGACGCCGAACGAAACGACGGAACACGCCCCTGACCCGGGCGATGAACATCTCTGGCAACTTCTCGCAACGGAGCCTGCCGCGGCATTGATCACGGGAGATCGGCTGTTGTCGGAACATCCACCAATGCATCATGCCGTCCTCTCCCCGGCAAGCTGCGTGGAGTTTTTCCAGAGATAA
- a CDS encoding CopG family transcriptional regulator, with translation MGRLTITLDDSLHQALKEASARQGRPIGKIIEEGLLLRGIKPMEGARELVAKARRHSGLSEEEALAVGLAETRQARS, from the coding sequence ATGGGACGTTTGACGATTACCCTGGATGATTCTCTCCACCAGGCGCTCAAGGAGGCGTCCGCGCGGCAAGGGCGCCCCATTGGAAAGATCATCGAGGAAGGTTTGCTGCTGCGGGGAATCAAACCCATGGAGGGCGCGCGCGAACTGGTCGCCAAGGCCCGGCGGCATTCCGGGTTGAGCGAGGAAGAAGCCCTGGCTGTCGGACTCGCCGAAACCCGCCAGGCCCGTTCGTGA